From a single Raphanus sativus cultivar WK10039 chromosome 3, ASM80110v3, whole genome shotgun sequence genomic region:
- the LOC108847360 gene encoding uncharacterized protein LOC108847360 isoform X1, translating to MEEATQVASSEVPVVKGDADDLKTVDVSVKVMNAVNEDVTKEGKEEDDGEFIKVEKEAFDAKDDAEKAEKNQVSIERSSSGSLRELQESQEKAKELEIELERVAGELKRYESENTHLKDKLLSAKEKLEETEKKHGELEVVHKKQQEKVLEGEERHSSQLKSLEDALQSRDAKDKELTEVKEAFDALGIELESSQKKLIELEEGLKRSAEEIKDLNDKITEYEKVEAKLGEELKEKETKFTAAEQRNVELEQQLKLSQLKSSEAEQELKELSEKVSELKTAVEAAEEEKKQATTHQQELESSLNQSSARNAELEEDLRVALQKGAEHEDRANTTHQRSIELEGLCQTSQSKHEEAEGRLKDLDLLLQTEKYRIQELEEQVSALEAFQVKSSSLEAALNIATEKEKELTETLDAVMGEKKKLEDTVSEYSLKISESENLLESLRSELSVTQGKLESIENDLKAGGLRESEVMEKLRSAEESLEQKGREIDEAMKKTKEVEALHQSLSQDSEHRIQKVMEEFTSRDAEAKSLSEKLKGLEEIVKSYEEQLAEASGTSNQLKIKVEELEGLLGSTRKAELSLESNIEELKAKCDVLEKENGDLAEVNLKLNQELANHGSEANELQTKLSALKAEREQATKDLTKQLTSEGERLQSQITSLTEENNQVNAMFQSTKDELQSVIAKLEEQVTVERSKADTLVSEIEKLREVAAEKSVLESHVDELEKTLKKLEAQLKEEVENATVASVKVAELTSKLQEDEHIASDRDALSEQVLQLQKELQAAQSSIDEQKQAHSQKHSELESALKQSQEEIEAKKKAVTEYESKVKDLEQKVQLADAKTKETEAMDVGIKSRAIDLSFSSPTKRKSKKKSEASPSSSSSKGNVTDTTQTASTSHLMTVKIMSGVALVSVFIGIILGKKY from the exons ATGGAGGAAGCAACTCAAGTAGCAAGTTCCGAGGTTCCTGTAGTGAAAGGAGATGCTGATGACCTTAAGACAGTTGATGTTTCTGTGAAGGTAATGAAT GCTGTGAATGAAGATGTGACAAAGGAAGGTAAAGAAGAGGATGATGGGGAGTTCATAAAAGTTGAGAAGGAAGCTTTTGATGCCAAAGATGATGCAGAGAAAGCAGAGAAAAATCAAGTTTCAATAGAAAGAAGCTCTAGTGGTTCGCTAAGAGAACTACAAGAATCACAAGAGAAGGCGAAGGAGCTAGAGATCGAATTGGAAAGAGTAGCAGGGGAACTGAAACGGTATGAATCTGAGAACACCCACTTGAAAGATAAGCTTTTGTCTGCGAAAGAGAAGTTAGAAGAGACGGAGAAGAAGCACGGAGAGCTCGAAGTGGTCCACAAGAAGCAGCAAGAGAAAGTTcttgaaggagaagagagacACAGCTCTCAGTTGAAGTCCTTGGAAGATGCTTTGCAGTCTCGTGATGCTAAAGATAAGGAACTGACTGAAGTTAAGGAGGCTTTTGATGCATTGGGGATAGAACTAGAGAGCTCACAAAAGAAGTTGATAGAGTTGGAGGAAGGGCTAAAGCGTTCAGCTGAAGAAATCAAGGATCTGAATGATAAGATTACTGAATATGAAAAAGTTGAAGCAAAGCTTGGAGAAGAACTTAAAGAGAAGGAGACGAAGTTCACTGCAGCTGAACAAAGGAACGTGGAGCTAGAGCAGCAACTGAAGCTATCACAACTGAAAAGCAGTGAAGCAGAACAGGAACTGAAAGAACTGTCTGAGAAAGTGTCTGAACTAAAAACAGCTGTTGAAGCTGCCgaggaagagaagaaacaaGCAACCACTCATCAGCAAGAACTTGAATCGTCTCTGAACCAATCATCAGCAAGAAATGCAGAGCTCGAGGAAGACTTGAGAGTCGCTTTGCAGAAGGGTGCAGAGCATGAAGATCGTGCTAATACGACTCACCAGCGCAGCATTGAGCTAGAAGGTCTGTGTCAAACATCACAGTCCAAACATGAAGAAGCAGAAGGAAGATTGAAAGACTTGGATCTTCTACTTCAGACAGAAAAATACAGAATTCAGGAGCTTGAGGAGCAGGTTAGCGCGCTAGAGGCGTTCCAAGTGAAGAGTTCTAGCCTTGAAGCTGCTTTAAACATTGCAactgagaaagagaaagaactCACAGAAACTCTTGACGCTGTGATGGGTGAGAAAAAGAAACTAGAAGATACAGTGAGTGAGTACAGTTTGAAGATCAGTGAGTCTGAGAATCTGTTAGAAAGTCTCAGGAGTGAATTGAGTGTCACACAAGGAAAGTTGGAGAGCATTGAGAACGATCTTAAAGCAGGTGGCTTACGTGAAAGCGAAGTAATGGAGAAGCTGAGGTCTGCTGAGGAGAGTCTTGAGCAGAAAGGAAGAGAAATAGATGAAGCTATGAAGAAAACCAAGGAGGTTGAAGCTCTGCATCAGTCTTTAAGTCAAGACTCTGAGCAtagaatccaaaaggtgatggAGGAGTTCACTAGCAGAGATGCAGAGGCAAAGTCTTTGTCTGAGAAACTGAAAGGCCTTGAGGAGATAGTAAAATCATATGAAGAGCAGTTGGCTGAAGCGTCTGGAACAAGTAACCAGCTCAAGATAAAAGTTGAAGAGCTTGAAGGATTACTAGGTTCTACTAGAAAAGCTGAGCTTAGTCTTGAATCTAATATTGAAGAGCTTAAGGCCAAGTGTGATGTTCTTGAGAAAGAGAATGGGGATCTGGCTGAAGTAAATCTAAAGCTGAACCAGGAACTAGCCAATCATGGATCAGAGGCTAACGAGTTGCAGACAAAGCTCTCTGCTCTTAAGGCTGAGAGGGAGCAGGCAACAAAAGATCTAACAAAGCAGCTTACCTCTGAAGGGGAGAGATTGCAATCACAG ATTACTTCCCTGACCGAGGAGAACAACCAAGTCAATGCGATGTTTCAAAGTACTAAAGATGAGCTCCAATCAGTTATTGCAAAGCTTGAGGAACAAGTAACCGTAGAGAGGTCTAAAGCTGATACTTTGGTCTCCGAGATTGAGAAGCTCAGGGAAGTGGCTGCTGAAAAGTCTGTTTTGGAGTCACATGTTGATGAACTTGAAAAGACTTTGAAAAAACTCGAAGCTCAGTTGAAAGAAGAG GTTGAAAATGCAACGGTTGCGTCTGTAAAAGTGGCAGAACTGACCTCAAAACTGCAGGAAGATGAACATATCGCTAGTGACCGAGATGCGCTCAGTGAGCAAGTGCTTCAGCTACAGAAAGAGCTTCAAGCGGCTCAGAGTTCTATTGATGAACAG AAACAAGCACACTCCCAGAAGCATTCAGAGCTGGAGTCTGCACTAAAGCAATCACAAGAAGAGATTGAAGCTAAGAAAAAGGCGGTCACTGAATATGAGTCAAAGGTCAAAGATCTTGAACAGAAAGTTCAGCTCGCGGATGCTAAAACTAAG GAGACTGAGGCAATGGATGTAGGTATTAAATCTAGAGCCATTGACTTGTCTTTTTCTTCTCCAACGAAACGTAAGAGCAAGAAGAAGTCAGAGGCATCtccatcttcctcttcttctaagGGAAACGTTACTGATACTACTCAAACGGCTTCAACCTCACATCTCATGACAGTGAAGATCATGTCTGGAGTGGCTCTGGTCTCTGTTTTCATCGGTATAATTCTTGGGAAAAAGTATTAG
- the LOC108847360 gene encoding uncharacterized protein LOC108847360 isoform X2 yields the protein MEEATQVASSEVPVVKGDADDLKTVDVSVKAVNEDVTKEGKEEDDGEFIKVEKEAFDAKDDAEKAEKNQVSIERSSSGSLRELQESQEKAKELEIELERVAGELKRYESENTHLKDKLLSAKEKLEETEKKHGELEVVHKKQQEKVLEGEERHSSQLKSLEDALQSRDAKDKELTEVKEAFDALGIELESSQKKLIELEEGLKRSAEEIKDLNDKITEYEKVEAKLGEELKEKETKFTAAEQRNVELEQQLKLSQLKSSEAEQELKELSEKVSELKTAVEAAEEEKKQATTHQQELESSLNQSSARNAELEEDLRVALQKGAEHEDRANTTHQRSIELEGLCQTSQSKHEEAEGRLKDLDLLLQTEKYRIQELEEQVSALEAFQVKSSSLEAALNIATEKEKELTETLDAVMGEKKKLEDTVSEYSLKISESENLLESLRSELSVTQGKLESIENDLKAGGLRESEVMEKLRSAEESLEQKGREIDEAMKKTKEVEALHQSLSQDSEHRIQKVMEEFTSRDAEAKSLSEKLKGLEEIVKSYEEQLAEASGTSNQLKIKVEELEGLLGSTRKAELSLESNIEELKAKCDVLEKENGDLAEVNLKLNQELANHGSEANELQTKLSALKAEREQATKDLTKQLTSEGERLQSQITSLTEENNQVNAMFQSTKDELQSVIAKLEEQVTVERSKADTLVSEIEKLREVAAEKSVLESHVDELEKTLKKLEAQLKEEVENATVASVKVAELTSKLQEDEHIASDRDALSEQVLQLQKELQAAQSSIDEQKQAHSQKHSELESALKQSQEEIEAKKKAVTEYESKVKDLEQKVQLADAKTKETEAMDVGIKSRAIDLSFSSPTKRKSKKKSEASPSSSSSKGNVTDTTQTASTSHLMTVKIMSGVALVSVFIGIILGKKY from the exons ATGGAGGAAGCAACTCAAGTAGCAAGTTCCGAGGTTCCTGTAGTGAAAGGAGATGCTGATGACCTTAAGACAGTTGATGTTTCTGTGAAG GCTGTGAATGAAGATGTGACAAAGGAAGGTAAAGAAGAGGATGATGGGGAGTTCATAAAAGTTGAGAAGGAAGCTTTTGATGCCAAAGATGATGCAGAGAAAGCAGAGAAAAATCAAGTTTCAATAGAAAGAAGCTCTAGTGGTTCGCTAAGAGAACTACAAGAATCACAAGAGAAGGCGAAGGAGCTAGAGATCGAATTGGAAAGAGTAGCAGGGGAACTGAAACGGTATGAATCTGAGAACACCCACTTGAAAGATAAGCTTTTGTCTGCGAAAGAGAAGTTAGAAGAGACGGAGAAGAAGCACGGAGAGCTCGAAGTGGTCCACAAGAAGCAGCAAGAGAAAGTTcttgaaggagaagagagacACAGCTCTCAGTTGAAGTCCTTGGAAGATGCTTTGCAGTCTCGTGATGCTAAAGATAAGGAACTGACTGAAGTTAAGGAGGCTTTTGATGCATTGGGGATAGAACTAGAGAGCTCACAAAAGAAGTTGATAGAGTTGGAGGAAGGGCTAAAGCGTTCAGCTGAAGAAATCAAGGATCTGAATGATAAGATTACTGAATATGAAAAAGTTGAAGCAAAGCTTGGAGAAGAACTTAAAGAGAAGGAGACGAAGTTCACTGCAGCTGAACAAAGGAACGTGGAGCTAGAGCAGCAACTGAAGCTATCACAACTGAAAAGCAGTGAAGCAGAACAGGAACTGAAAGAACTGTCTGAGAAAGTGTCTGAACTAAAAACAGCTGTTGAAGCTGCCgaggaagagaagaaacaaGCAACCACTCATCAGCAAGAACTTGAATCGTCTCTGAACCAATCATCAGCAAGAAATGCAGAGCTCGAGGAAGACTTGAGAGTCGCTTTGCAGAAGGGTGCAGAGCATGAAGATCGTGCTAATACGACTCACCAGCGCAGCATTGAGCTAGAAGGTCTGTGTCAAACATCACAGTCCAAACATGAAGAAGCAGAAGGAAGATTGAAAGACTTGGATCTTCTACTTCAGACAGAAAAATACAGAATTCAGGAGCTTGAGGAGCAGGTTAGCGCGCTAGAGGCGTTCCAAGTGAAGAGTTCTAGCCTTGAAGCTGCTTTAAACATTGCAactgagaaagagaaagaactCACAGAAACTCTTGACGCTGTGATGGGTGAGAAAAAGAAACTAGAAGATACAGTGAGTGAGTACAGTTTGAAGATCAGTGAGTCTGAGAATCTGTTAGAAAGTCTCAGGAGTGAATTGAGTGTCACACAAGGAAAGTTGGAGAGCATTGAGAACGATCTTAAAGCAGGTGGCTTACGTGAAAGCGAAGTAATGGAGAAGCTGAGGTCTGCTGAGGAGAGTCTTGAGCAGAAAGGAAGAGAAATAGATGAAGCTATGAAGAAAACCAAGGAGGTTGAAGCTCTGCATCAGTCTTTAAGTCAAGACTCTGAGCAtagaatccaaaaggtgatggAGGAGTTCACTAGCAGAGATGCAGAGGCAAAGTCTTTGTCTGAGAAACTGAAAGGCCTTGAGGAGATAGTAAAATCATATGAAGAGCAGTTGGCTGAAGCGTCTGGAACAAGTAACCAGCTCAAGATAAAAGTTGAAGAGCTTGAAGGATTACTAGGTTCTACTAGAAAAGCTGAGCTTAGTCTTGAATCTAATATTGAAGAGCTTAAGGCCAAGTGTGATGTTCTTGAGAAAGAGAATGGGGATCTGGCTGAAGTAAATCTAAAGCTGAACCAGGAACTAGCCAATCATGGATCAGAGGCTAACGAGTTGCAGACAAAGCTCTCTGCTCTTAAGGCTGAGAGGGAGCAGGCAACAAAAGATCTAACAAAGCAGCTTACCTCTGAAGGGGAGAGATTGCAATCACAG ATTACTTCCCTGACCGAGGAGAACAACCAAGTCAATGCGATGTTTCAAAGTACTAAAGATGAGCTCCAATCAGTTATTGCAAAGCTTGAGGAACAAGTAACCGTAGAGAGGTCTAAAGCTGATACTTTGGTCTCCGAGATTGAGAAGCTCAGGGAAGTGGCTGCTGAAAAGTCTGTTTTGGAGTCACATGTTGATGAACTTGAAAAGACTTTGAAAAAACTCGAAGCTCAGTTGAAAGAAGAG GTTGAAAATGCAACGGTTGCGTCTGTAAAAGTGGCAGAACTGACCTCAAAACTGCAGGAAGATGAACATATCGCTAGTGACCGAGATGCGCTCAGTGAGCAAGTGCTTCAGCTACAGAAAGAGCTTCAAGCGGCTCAGAGTTCTATTGATGAACAG AAACAAGCACACTCCCAGAAGCATTCAGAGCTGGAGTCTGCACTAAAGCAATCACAAGAAGAGATTGAAGCTAAGAAAAAGGCGGTCACTGAATATGAGTCAAAGGTCAAAGATCTTGAACAGAAAGTTCAGCTCGCGGATGCTAAAACTAAG GAGACTGAGGCAATGGATGTAGGTATTAAATCTAGAGCCATTGACTTGTCTTTTTCTTCTCCAACGAAACGTAAGAGCAAGAAGAAGTCAGAGGCATCtccatcttcctcttcttctaagGGAAACGTTACTGATACTACTCAAACGGCTTCAACCTCACATCTCATGACAGTGAAGATCATGTCTGGAGTGGCTCTGGTCTCTGTTTTCATCGGTATAATTCTTGGGAAAAAGTATTAG